A DNA window from Chitinispirillales bacterium ANBcel5 contains the following coding sequences:
- a CDS encoding XRE family transcriptional regulator yields MSFNGTIIKSKAKEAGYTLLRLAQELGVSRQTINAWSTGVVPRGSHLVKLCSILNMKPGDFFAQPTESLLSVPLHRTIRNVPVSASMRESSQQLAQQYLNLFRQAPIVEMLPVLRVKQKKTENAEIIANKLREFSGIGDDKPMDYKSAFRLLSRLGIYTVFREFPVGLRKKSYAFYSRISGHRVVFVNIDISPLDLIFQLLHETVHAIRDEEPGAIDVVEEEKLCDNVAELTQFPDFYANTVGRYITESDDQGIIINRMKEVSRKNQHSLFGIYYRLKHKGMMPDGVKVGGAATNLKTGVPVLRKILFSHENPRHYVDMLYELSPNFMKLIQAQVPQCSIRKLGEWLGLDTSMDAQEVMNEISYRNEQPKG; encoded by the coding sequence ATGAGCTTTAACGGCACCATAATCAAATCTAAAGCCAAAGAAGCCGGATACACTCTTCTACGATTAGCCCAGGAATTGGGCGTTTCGCGACAGACGATCAACGCCTGGTCCACCGGGGTGGTTCCCCGTGGAAGCCATTTGGTGAAGCTGTGCTCCATCCTCAATATGAAACCGGGTGATTTCTTTGCCCAGCCTACCGAAAGTCTGCTCTCGGTACCGCTTCACCGCACAATTAGAAATGTGCCGGTTTCGGCCTCTATGCGAGAGTCTTCACAGCAACTGGCACAGCAATATCTCAACCTGTTTCGACAGGCGCCAATTGTCGAAATGCTTCCGGTGCTTCGGGTAAAACAAAAAAAGACTGAAAATGCCGAAATTATTGCAAATAAACTTCGGGAGTTTTCCGGTATCGGAGATGACAAGCCGATGGATTATAAAAGTGCATTCCGCTTGCTCTCCCGCCTCGGAATTTATACTGTTTTCCGGGAATTTCCTGTAGGCCTCAGGAAAAAATCCTATGCTTTCTATTCGCGTATTTCGGGACACCGGGTGGTATTCGTTAATATCGACATCTCTCCGCTTGATCTGATTTTTCAGCTTCTTCATGAAACTGTCCACGCAATAAGGGACGAGGAACCGGGGGCAATTGATGTCGTCGAAGAAGAGAAACTCTGCGACAATGTCGCAGAACTTACTCAGTTCCCCGATTTTTACGCAAACACTGTTGGTCGTTACATAACCGAATCTGATGATCAAGGTATCATTATCAACCGAATGAAAGAGGTGTCGCGGAAAAACCAACATTCACTGTTTGGGATATACTACAGGTTAAAGCACAAGGGTATGATGCCTGATGGGGTGAAAGTGGGTGGCGCGGCAACGAACCTGAAAACAGGCGTGCCTGTATTGAGAAAAATTCTCTTTTCTCATGAAAATCCCCGGCACTATGTGGATATGCTTTATGAGCTGTCTCCCAATTTCATGAAACTTATCCAGGCACAGGTGCCTCAATGCTCTATAAGAAAATTGGGAGAATGGCTTGGACTGGATACCTCGATGGATGCACAGGAGGTTATGAATGAGATTTCATACCGAAATGAGCAGCCAAAGGGGTAG